One Sediminibacillus dalangtanensis genomic region harbors:
- a CDS encoding cold-shock protein, translated as MTNGTVKWFNADKGFGFIEVEGGDDVFVHFSAIQGEGFKTLDEGQAVTFDVEEGNRGPQAANVEKA; from the coding sequence ATGACTAACGGTACAGTAAAATGGTTTAACGCAGACAAAGGTTTCGGTTTCATTGAAGTAGAAGGCGGAGACGACGTATTCGTTCACTTCTCAGCTATTCAAGGCGAAGGCTTCAAAACATTGGATGAAGGTCAAGCAGTTACTTTCGACGTTGAAGAAGGCAACCGCGGACCTCAAGCTGCTAATGTTGAAAAAGCGTAA
- a CDS encoding DUF5391 family protein — translation MKRKVTIFTIVSALLYGLVIILTTLTPLAEIGESANQFNTAGMWLAVSIVLACYFVPLLFFLLGLTWIKYVMAALCGIGLLSFLPMFLGILLFMAKDGVSLSLFAVLVTCGAGILINLMWYFAAFRTNRLIS, via the coding sequence TTGAAGAGAAAAGTCACGATTTTTACGATTGTTTCAGCTTTGCTTTACGGATTGGTCATCATTTTGACAACGCTGACACCACTAGCAGAAATAGGTGAAAGCGCTAATCAGTTCAATACTGCTGGCATGTGGCTTGCGGTTAGCATAGTCCTTGCCTGTTACTTCGTGCCGTTACTCTTTTTTCTGCTTGGGTTAACATGGATAAAATATGTAATGGCCGCATTATGCGGGATAGGATTACTCAGTTTTTTACCGATGTTTTTAGGAATTTTACTTTTCATGGCAAAAGATGGGGTTTCTTTATCACTGTTTGCTGTGTTGGTTACTTGCGGGGCCGGCATCCTCATCAACCTCATGTGGTACTTTGCAGCTTTTCGAACAAATCGCTTAATAAGCTAA
- a CDS encoding ABC transporter ATP-binding protein, with protein MMQKEIIEAKQVTFQRDSRNILQKVDWRVSRGEHWVILGLNGSGKTSLLKIVTGYEWPTKGTVDVLGNRFGRTNLPELRKSIGWVSSSLDEQFLKRASDTALEVVISGKHASIGIYETVDDQDVFRAERLLEEMQMADFANRPFVKLSQGEKRRVIIARALMPDPEILILDEPCNGLDIYAKEQLLTTIQKMAVQKGGPTLLYVTHQLEEVIPAVTHALLINHGKVVAAGEKEKTLTDPLLTETFQVPVEVEWRASRPWLKIKSTL; from the coding sequence ATGATGCAGAAAGAGATTATCGAAGCGAAACAAGTCACCTTTCAACGAGACAGTAGAAACATCTTACAAAAAGTGGATTGGCGGGTGTCTCGAGGAGAACACTGGGTGATCTTGGGATTAAACGGCTCGGGGAAAACTTCTTTATTGAAAATCGTGACAGGTTACGAGTGGCCCACTAAAGGTACTGTTGATGTTTTGGGAAACCGATTTGGCAGGACGAACTTGCCGGAACTTCGAAAATCCATTGGTTGGGTAAGCTCTTCGCTCGACGAACAGTTCCTTAAAAGAGCAAGTGATACAGCGTTGGAAGTAGTAATCAGTGGAAAGCACGCTTCGATTGGTATTTATGAGACGGTTGATGATCAAGATGTCTTTCGGGCGGAAAGATTGCTGGAGGAAATGCAGATGGCCGACTTCGCAAATCGTCCATTCGTGAAATTGTCTCAAGGAGAAAAACGCCGGGTCATTATTGCCCGTGCTTTGATGCCAGATCCGGAAATCCTTATTTTAGATGAACCGTGTAACGGCTTAGATATTTATGCAAAAGAACAATTACTAACTACCATTCAGAAGATGGCCGTCCAGAAGGGTGGACCGACACTGCTATATGTTACGCACCAGCTGGAGGAAGTAATTCCGGCTGTCACGCATGCATTACTGATTAATCACGGGAAAGTAGTTGCTGCCGGTGAAAAAGAAAAAACACTGACAGATCCGTTGTTGACGGAGACGTTTCAAGTTCCGGTCGAGGTTGAATGGAGAGCGTCACGCCCGTGGCTGAAGATTAAGTCGACCTTATAG
- a CDS encoding AraC family transcriptional regulator, whose protein sequence is MAWVESIQRAIDYMEAHLLEPISLQDVAKQAHVSTFHFQRTFTILTDISVGEYIRRRRLTLAAQELMQTSIKVIDLAYKYGYDTPEAFAKAFRRQHGISPSESRKLSGMLTFYNRLTIQVQLKGADPMKYRIVEMEDFQVAGMKRSFSLTNDENIKEIPKWWDQVNNDGTDDQLFRLNNGPIKGVLGVCVDHKNDKQTIDYWVATAFNGDPPQELEQMNIPASRWAVFEARGPVPDAIQKLWKRIFTEWFPTSGYSHAGTPELEVYSSEDPASPDIYSEVWIPVK, encoded by the coding sequence ATGGCATGGGTAGAATCGATACAACGGGCGATTGATTATATGGAAGCCCATTTGCTGGAACCGATCAGCTTACAGGATGTTGCCAAACAGGCACATGTATCCACTTTCCATTTTCAGCGGACATTCACCATTTTGACAGACATATCTGTTGGTGAATATATACGGCGCCGGCGCTTGACATTGGCCGCTCAGGAATTGATGCAAACCAGCATCAAGGTGATCGATCTCGCCTATAAGTATGGCTACGACACTCCCGAGGCTTTTGCGAAGGCTTTCCGAAGACAGCATGGCATTTCACCGAGCGAATCGAGAAAGCTTTCCGGAATGCTGACATTCTATAATCGACTGACCATCCAGGTGCAGTTGAAAGGAGCAGATCCGATGAAATATCGTATTGTCGAAATGGAAGATTTTCAAGTAGCAGGTATGAAACGGTCCTTTTCTCTTACCAATGATGAAAACATAAAGGAAATACCGAAATGGTGGGATCAGGTGAATAACGATGGGACAGATGATCAACTGTTCCGTTTGAATAACGGTCCGATAAAAGGGGTGCTTGGTGTTTGTGTTGATCATAAAAATGATAAGCAGACAATTGATTATTGGGTGGCAACCGCATTTAATGGTGATCCTCCTCAAGAACTCGAGCAAATGAACATTCCTGCTTCAAGGTGGGCGGTTTTCGAAGCTCGGGGGCCGGTGCCGGATGCGATACAGAAGTTATGGAAGCGCATTTTTACTGAATGGTTTCCGACCAGCGGTTACAGTCATGCTGGAACTCCGGAATTAGAGGTGTATTCCAGTGAAGATCCAGCCAGCCCCGACATTTATTCAGAAGTCTGGATTCCAGTAAAATAA
- a CDS encoding DUF1648 domain-containing protein has protein sequence MDTLIIAGIFVVCLLPIFIVVMFTPYLTRKTESFGVFIPEDIYQDPRLKKMRRSYVYATGIISVLVMAGSFAIIQSLEGEEQVSLAIACGLVGYSVVSFFVYLVFHKKMKKLKAENKWTEQRRQQVTVDLHFDQKKVTWSNWWFTVPYLLSFLTLLLTVFFYEQIPERIPMQYNFSGEVTNWADKTYRSVLMMPIMQIYLTSLFLFLNTMIAKAKQQLNAANPEKSMEQNIRFRRRWSGYIIVSGTALTLLFAFTQISFIFPVNTQLLTIVPLLLSGAMVAGAIVLAFNTGQGGSRIKTGTDKRGNTIDRDDDKHWKLGQFYFNREDPALFLEKRFGVGWTINFARPLAWTALAVIILLAVAIPWLLGI, from the coding sequence ATGGATACTTTGATTATTGCCGGCATTTTTGTGGTCTGTTTACTTCCGATTTTTATTGTTGTCATGTTTACACCTTATTTAACGAGAAAAACAGAAAGCTTTGGTGTTTTTATTCCGGAAGATATTTATCAGGACCCAAGATTAAAAAAAATGCGACGGTCCTATGTCTATGCAACTGGAATCATTAGTGTCCTGGTCATGGCTGGAAGCTTCGCTATTATTCAGTCACTCGAAGGGGAAGAACAAGTAAGTTTAGCTATTGCTTGTGGGCTTGTTGGTTATTCGGTTGTTTCTTTCTTCGTCTATCTTGTTTTCCACAAAAAAATGAAAAAACTCAAGGCAGAAAACAAGTGGACAGAGCAAAGACGGCAGCAGGTGACCGTAGACCTCCACTTTGACCAGAAGAAAGTGACATGGTCGAATTGGTGGTTCACAGTTCCCTACTTGCTCTCTTTTTTAACCTTGCTGCTGACTGTTTTCTTTTATGAGCAAATTCCTGAACGGATTCCGATGCAGTATAATTTTTCGGGTGAAGTGACGAACTGGGCGGATAAAACATACCGTTCCGTGTTGATGATGCCGATCATGCAAATCTACTTAACCAGCCTGTTTTTATTCCTCAACACGATGATCGCCAAAGCGAAACAACAGCTTAACGCAGCTAATCCCGAAAAATCCATGGAACAAAACATCCGTTTTCGCAGGCGCTGGTCAGGTTATATTATTGTTTCGGGCACTGCCTTAACGTTGTTGTTTGCTTTTACGCAAATTTCCTTCATTTTTCCGGTAAACACCCAACTATTGACGATCGTTCCGTTGTTATTATCAGGGGCGATGGTAGCGGGAGCGATTGTCCTTGCCTTTAACACTGGGCAAGGGGGGAGCAGGATCAAGACGGGTACAGACAAGCGGGGCAATACCATTGATCGGGATGACGACAAGCATTGGAAACTTGGTCAATTTTACTTTAACCGGGAGGATCCCGCACTATTTCTTGAAAAAAGATTCGGGGTAGGCTGGACAATCAATTTTGCGCGCCCGCTTGCCTGGACAGCGTTGGCCGTGATTATTTTACTTGCGGTTGCGATCCCATGGCTGCTGGGCATCTAA
- a CDS encoding GntR family transcriptional regulator, protein MLINIDLQANEPIYEQLKNQIMIRIARKELKPGDGLPSVRRFAADLGINLHTVNKAYQQLKQEGLILIHRQKGVVINPEIPSVDGEYEEKLTRSLRPLIAESACRGMSEAEFTSFCRQLFEQLTGEGDEN, encoded by the coding sequence GTGTTGATCAACATCGATTTACAGGCCAATGAGCCAATTTATGAACAGCTGAAGAACCAGATTATGATTCGAATTGCCAGAAAGGAGCTTAAACCGGGGGATGGACTACCGTCTGTCCGTAGATTCGCAGCCGATTTAGGAATTAACTTGCACACCGTGAACAAAGCTTATCAGCAGCTAAAACAAGAAGGGTTAATATTGATCCATCGGCAAAAAGGCGTGGTGATCAATCCGGAAATACCGTCAGTGGATGGGGAATACGAGGAGAAACTCACCCGTTCACTTCGGCCGCTAATTGCAGAATCCGCATGCAGAGGGATGTCGGAAGCGGAGTTCACTTCCTTTTGTCGTCAATTATTTGAACAATTAACAGGAGAAGGGGATGAGAATTAA
- a CDS encoding DmpA family aminopeptidase, whose translation MQKRIRDFGLEIGSLETGRLNKISDVSGVTAGHATIDDGPLKTGVTAILPHQGNVFINKVVGAVHVLNGFGKSVGTIQLEELGAIETPILLTNTLSIGTCTDSLIDYMLEQNPEIGRTTGTVNPVVGECNDMYLNDIRARAVQSSHVREALTSAVTDFHEGGVGAGTGMKCFGLKGGIGSSSRVISYSHGSYTIGVLTLTNFGSLEQLRVNEKRAGHVIKQRLADHSHEPDKGSVIVVVATDLPVSSRQLKRIIKRAGVGLSRCGSYIGNGSGDVIFGFSTANQVPHHSDGQISRFRAIHEEDIDLAFLAAADATEEAVLNSMITAETVTGRDGNTLYSLRTFMEFL comes from the coding sequence ATGCAGAAAAGAATCAGGGATTTTGGCCTTGAAATCGGCAGCCTGGAAACAGGCCGCCTGAATAAAATCAGTGATGTGAGCGGGGTGACGGCAGGCCATGCAACCATTGATGACGGTCCGTTAAAGACCGGGGTGACAGCTATCCTTCCGCATCAGGGAAATGTATTTATCAACAAAGTAGTTGGTGCTGTCCATGTGCTCAATGGTTTTGGCAAGTCGGTGGGAACGATTCAGCTAGAAGAGCTGGGTGCCATCGAAACGCCCATCCTGTTGACCAACACATTAAGCATTGGGACTTGTACCGATAGCTTGATCGATTATATGCTGGAACAAAACCCGGAAATCGGGAGGACGACCGGGACAGTGAATCCGGTTGTCGGGGAATGCAACGATATGTATCTGAATGACATTCGAGCCAGGGCAGTCCAAAGTAGTCACGTCAGAGAAGCGTTGACTTCTGCTGTAACCGATTTTCACGAGGGAGGAGTCGGTGCGGGAACGGGAATGAAGTGCTTCGGATTAAAAGGGGGAATCGGTTCTTCTTCCAGAGTGATTTCTTATTCACATGGTTCCTACACAATTGGCGTACTGACACTCACCAATTTTGGTTCTTTGGAGCAGTTACGGGTGAACGAAAAGCGAGCAGGACATGTCATTAAACAAAGGTTGGCAGATCATTCCCATGAACCGGATAAAGGTTCGGTGATTGTTGTGGTTGCAACCGATTTGCCGGTATCTTCACGCCAGCTGAAACGAATCATTAAAAGAGCAGGGGTTGGGTTGAGCCGTTGTGGCTCCTATATAGGCAATGGCAGCGGTGATGTCATCTTTGGATTTTCTACAGCCAATCAAGTCCCTCACCATTCTGATGGACAAATTAGCCGTTTTAGAGCTATTCATGAAGAGGATATCGACCTGGCGTTCCTTGCCGCCGCAGATGCAACAGAAGAAGCAGTACTCAATTCGATGATAACAGCCGAAACCGTAACAGGCAGGGATGGAAATACGCTGTATTCGCTGCGTACGTTCATGGAGTTCCTATAA
- a CDS encoding SDR family oxidoreductase → MNSSDNTILITGGSSGIGLALAARFLDDNNNVIIVGRNKTKLEEAKQKYPQLHIRVCDIADEADRIALFKSVKKEFPAVNILVNNAGIQQRANILQAADHWADYRKEISINVDGPIHLSMLFAPHLAKQENAAIINVSSGLAFTPGVWVPVYSATKAAIHSFTMSLRLQLAETGTEVIEVLPPAVNTDLGGEGLHTFGADLNKFADSVYSRIKQGDLEIGFGASEKRLRASREELEEGTKQAWENFLKNNPDFL, encoded by the coding sequence ATGAATAGTTCCGATAACACCATCTTAATAACTGGCGGCTCATCCGGCATCGGGCTGGCCTTGGCTGCACGTTTCCTGGATGACAACAATAACGTCATCATCGTTGGCAGGAATAAAACGAAGCTGGAAGAAGCAAAACAAAAATACCCGCAGCTGCATATCCGTGTATGCGATATTGCTGATGAAGCGGACCGAATTGCCCTGTTTAAATCGGTCAAGAAAGAATTTCCGGCTGTTAATATCTTGGTCAATAATGCGGGCATTCAACAAAGAGCGAATATTTTACAGGCTGCGGACCATTGGGCCGATTATCGAAAGGAAATCTCCATCAACGTAGATGGCCCTATCCATTTATCCATGCTGTTTGCTCCCCATCTGGCAAAACAGGAAAATGCGGCGATTATCAATGTAAGTTCCGGTTTGGCATTCACGCCTGGAGTATGGGTGCCTGTGTACAGTGCCACGAAAGCGGCCATTCATTCCTTTACCATGTCGCTTCGACTGCAGCTGGCGGAAACGGGCACAGAGGTCATAGAAGTTCTTCCTCCAGCCGTCAACACAGATTTAGGTGGAGAAGGACTCCATACATTTGGTGCCGATTTGAACAAATTTGCGGATTCCGTGTACAGCAGAATCAAACAAGGCGATCTAGAAATCGGATTCGGCGCTTCCGAAAAAAGACTGCGAGCCTCCCGCGAAGAGTTAGAGGAAGGCACAAAACAAGCTTGGGAAAACTTTTTGAAGAACAATCCAGACTTTCTATAA